The genomic region AAGCCGCGGATTTCAACACGGTTGCCTTCAGCAAGTGCATCTTTCATATTGTCTACAAAGACGTTAACCATCATGGTTGCTTCTTCAATAGCAATGTTGTTTTCTTCAGACAAAGTTTTAATCAGTTCGCTTTTGTTCATTCTCAACTCCCACTGTACAATACAGCGTGATGTTCTGGATTTATGTTTAAAGTAAGTATGTGCTTTCTAGCTATGTGATATAATTCATTATGACGCAAAATATTTAAATATTCAAGAGTTAATTGCTGATATCACTCATACTTTCTGTAAACATAGATTTAGAGATGTCATCTAACATAGTCTTTTTTATTTTTTGCAACTTAACTGCAATAGAGAAAATGTCTTTTGCAGCCTGACTGTTAGGAGCATGCTTCATCAAAGGAGTTTGTTTTCGGACAGACTCAGGAACCATTTTGTCTTGAGCAATGCCGCCCAAAAACTCAGGAGTAAAGCCAAGAAAACGTTCACAGGCAGTTGCAAGTCTGTTGTAAGTGCTTGTCTCTTCAGCTTTATCTTCAGCTTGGTTTACTATTACATAAAAGTCTTTGACGTTGTGCTGCGTGGAAAGAACTTTCATAAGAGCGTAGCTGTCAGTCAGAGAAGTCGGTTCTGGTGTCACAACTACAATACGAATACGTGTCATTGCAGCAAAGGCAAGTACTGTAGGGGTAATGCCTGCACCAAGATCCATTAATAGATAATCATAGTTGGTAAACAGTGGATTAAGACGCTGGAAAAGAAGATTCCGTAGATCACTGTCCATTTCTACAAGCTCAGGAACACCTGATGCTGCCGGTAAAAAGTCGAATCCGTCTGGTTCGATAGGGAAAGCAACTTCTGATGCAGGGGTGTCGGTGTCGAGCAAACTCTGCATATTGGCGTCGGGAGTAACACCGAGCAAAACGTCAAGGTTGGCAAGACCCAAGTCACAGTCCATTAACATAACAGGGAAATCTCCCCTGTACATGCAATAGCCGAGGTTTAGAGCGATGTTGGTTTTACCCACGCCGCCTTTGCCGCTAAGAACAGAAATAGTGAGAGTATTCTTGGCTTTCATACGGGGTAACTGCCTTATTTAGATCCAGAAAAAAGGAATTGTTTTTC from Halodesulfovibrio sp. harbors:
- a CDS encoding HU family DNA-binding protein, which gives rise to MNKSELIKTLSEENNIAIEEATMMVNVFVDNMKDALAEGNRVEIRGFGSFKMKEYEGYTGRNPKTGEVVTVHPKHLPFFRAGKELKEFLNS
- a CDS encoding MinD/ParA family protein codes for the protein MKAKNTLTISVLSGKGGVGKTNIALNLGYCMYRGDFPVMLMDCDLGLANLDVLLGVTPDANMQSLLDTDTPASEVAFPIEPDGFDFLPAASGVPELVEMDSDLRNLLFQRLNPLFTNYDYLLMDLGAGITPTVLAFAAMTRIRIVVVTPEPTSLTDSYALMKVLSTQHNVKDFYVIVNQAEDKAEETSTYNRLATACERFLGFTPEFLGGIAQDKMVPESVRKQTPLMKHAPNSQAAKDIFSIAVKLQKIKKTMLDDISKSMFTESMSDISN